A stretch of Oncorhynchus gorbuscha isolate QuinsamMale2020 ecotype Even-year linkage group LG24, OgorEven_v1.0, whole genome shotgun sequence DNA encodes these proteins:
- the LOC124013117 gene encoding voltage-dependent calcium channel gamma-8 subunit-like isoform X2, translating to MEAKGRGMPQVMVWWEKGIQVVLTTLGAFAAFSLMAVAIGTDYWLYARAFICNSTANSSQDDPNNKDKKDPGALTHSGLWRICCLEGLSNIIGVIVYISAALSDISPKKDEDKKWHYSYGWSFYFGGLSFILAEMVGVLAVNIYIEKNKELRCRSRTELFKSTTHAMLRLPSYRFRRRSRSSSHSTDPPRSPCDTSPTDAKSFALPPSAPPFSVATLPNPHHAGGGVGGDISMYTLTRDSKMGSLGGGGPPLYGTVDRASLYQLHSYFPNEEVGVMMSGTLPSLSKSNLSAAGQNAAVGGTAIAPLNTLSSSGLTPQQPPLSTGTMERERGMGTLDRLGGKRNRDTDSDTLNRRTTPV from the exons ATGGAGGCGAAAGGCAGAGGCATGCCCCAAG TCATGGTGTGGTGGGAGAAGGGGATCCAGGTTGTCCTCACCACTTTGGGGGCGTTTGCAGCCTTTTCCCTGATGGCGGTGGCCATTGGGACGGACTACTGGCTGTACGCACGGGCCTTCATCTGCAACAGCACGGCCAACTCCTCCCAGGACGACCCCAACAACAAGGACAAGAAAGACCCTGGTGCCCTCACCCACTCTGGCCTCTGGAGGATCTGCTGTCTGGAGG gccTGAGCAACATCATCGGCGTGATAGTGTACATCTCTGCGGCGCTAAGTGACATCTCGCCCAAGAAGGACGAGGACAAGAAGTGGCATTACTCGTACGGCTGGTCCTTTTACTTCGGAGGCCTCTCATTCATCCTGGCTGAGATGGTGGGCGTCCTGGCCGTCAACATCTACATCGAGAAGAACAAGGAGCTGCGCTGCCGCTCACGCACCGAACTCTTCAAGAGCACCACGCACGCCATGCTCCGCCTGCCCAGCTACCGCTTCCGCCGGCGCTCCCGCTCCAGCTCGCACTCTACCGACCCGCCACGCTCCCCTTGTGACACCTCACCCACAGACGCCAAGAGTTTTGCATTACCGCCGTCTGCCCCGCCTTTCTCTGTGGCCACCCTGCCCAACCCGCACCATGCTGGTGGAGGAGTAGGGGGCGATATCTCCATGTATACCCTGACTCGGGACTCCAAGATGGGAAGTCTTGGTGGCGGCGGGCCCCCCCTCTACGGCACGGTCGACCGGGCCTCCCTCTACCAGCTGCACAGCTACTTCCCCAATGAGGAAGTGGGGGTGATGATGAGCGGTACACTGCCTTCTCTCTCCAAGTCCAACCTCTCTGCGGCGGGCCAGAATGCCGCGGTTGGCGGCACTGCCATTGCGCCCCTGAATACCTTGTCATCCTCCGGTCTTACCCCCCAGCAGCCACCTCTGTCCACTGgcaccatggagagagagaggggcatgggcACCCTGGACCGCCTCGGGGGCAAACGGAACAGGGACACTGACTCGGACACGCTGAACAGGAGAACCACGCCAGTGTGA
- the LOC124013281 gene encoding voltage-dependent calcium channel gamma-6 subunit-like, translating to MWSTFFLHEEDGRPVPPGVGVGPGAGLLGLTGVMGGRGAGAGAMGVKRRANVLTSRHPGDMSEVQKGKIKLAFFVAIVGVVLTVLGLGTEYWVELSPPKNFYNNQTCLSAHYGLWKGCTRTLWVADIDPERESCGPAELPGESHCNYFKFYTTGENAVIFQKTTEKSLNVAAAMMALFGLFLMVMGAICITTALSKGESFFLKPASVCFVLSGLLMLLSLTVFNQSVLSFLASDHSVPLHHELSWSVSCIGCAGVMLILGGILFLLLALPFSPWRRCFPQK from the exons ATGTGGTCCACCTTCTTTCTGCACGAAGAGGATGGCAGGCCGGTTCCACCGGGGGTGGGCGTAGGACCAGGAGCAGGTCTACTGGGACTGACCGGTGTCATGGGTGGCAGAGGGGCTGGGGCTGGTGCTATGGGAGTTAAGCGCCGGGCAAACGTGTTGACATCGAGACACCCAGGGGACATGAGCGAGGTCCAGAAGGGCAAGATCAAGCTGGCGTTCTTCGTGGCCATCGTGGGCGTGGTATTGACAGTTTTGGGCTTGGGCACGGAGTATTGGGTGGAGCTGTCCCCGCCCAAGAACTTCTACAACAACCAGACGTGTCTGTCGGCTCACTACGGGCTGTGGAAAGGATGCACCCGGACTCTGTGGGTGGCGGACATAGACCCTGAGCGAGAGAGCTGTGGGCCGGCTGAACTGCCAGGAG aATCTCACTGCAACTACTTCAAGTTCTACACCACTGGAGAGAATGCCGTCATCTTCCAGAAGACAACAGAAAAGA GTCTGAATGTGGCGGCAGCCATGATGGCCCTCTTCGGTCTGTTCCTGATGGTCATGGGGGCCATATGCATCACCACAGCCCTCAGCAAAGGAGAATCGTTCTTCCTCAAGCCTGCTTCGGTGTGCTTCGTTCTGTCAG gCCTCCTGATGCTCCTATCTCTTACTGTTTTCAACCAATCGGTCCTCTCCTTCCTAGCCAGTGACCACTCGGTGCCTTTGCATCACGAGCTGTCTTGGTCAGTGTCCTGTATTGGGTGTGCAGGGGTCATGCTTATTTTGGGCGGAATCCTCTTTCTCTTGCTTGCACTGCCATTCAGCCCCTGGCGAAGGTGTTTCCCCCAAAAATGA
- the LOC124013117 gene encoding voltage-dependent calcium channel gamma-4 subunit-like isoform X1, with the protein MEAKGRGMPQVMVWWEKGIQVVLTTLGAFAAFSLMAVAIGTDYWLYARAFICNSTANSSQDDPNNKDKKDPGALTHSGLWRICCLEGLKRGVCSQINHFPDDADYDQDAAEYLLRVVRASSIFPILSAILLLVGAICVASSSFYKSKRNIILGGGILFVAAGLSNIIGVIVYISAALSDISPKKDEDKKWHYSYGWSFYFGGLSFILAEMVGVLAVNIYIEKNKELRCRSRTELFKSTTHAMLRLPSYRFRRRSRSSSHSTDPPRSPCDTSPTDAKSFALPPSAPPFSVATLPNPHHAGGGVGGDISMYTLTRDSKMGSLGGGGPPLYGTVDRASLYQLHSYFPNEEVGVMMSGTLPSLSKSNLSAAGQNAAVGGTAIAPLNTLSSSGLTPQQPPLSTGTMERERGMGTLDRLGGKRNRDTDSDTLNRRTTPV; encoded by the exons ATGGAGGCGAAAGGCAGAGGCATGCCCCAAG TCATGGTGTGGTGGGAGAAGGGGATCCAGGTTGTCCTCACCACTTTGGGGGCGTTTGCAGCCTTTTCCCTGATGGCGGTGGCCATTGGGACGGACTACTGGCTGTACGCACGGGCCTTCATCTGCAACAGCACGGCCAACTCCTCCCAGGACGACCCCAACAACAAGGACAAGAAAGACCCTGGTGCCCTCACCCACTCTGGCCTCTGGAGGATCTGCTGTCTGGAGG ggCTGAAGAGAGGAGTGTGTTCTCAGATCAATCATTTCCCGGACGATGCAGACTATGATCAGGATGCAGCAGAGTATCTCTTGC GTGTTGTCCGAGCCTCCAGTATCTTCCCCATCCTGAGTGCTATACTCCTCCTGGTGGGAGCGATATGTGTTGCATCCAGCAGCTTCTACAAGAGCAAGAGGAACATCATCCTAGGAGGAGGCATCTTGTTTGTGGCTGCTG gccTGAGCAACATCATCGGCGTGATAGTGTACATCTCTGCGGCGCTAAGTGACATCTCGCCCAAGAAGGACGAGGACAAGAAGTGGCATTACTCGTACGGCTGGTCCTTTTACTTCGGAGGCCTCTCATTCATCCTGGCTGAGATGGTGGGCGTCCTGGCCGTCAACATCTACATCGAGAAGAACAAGGAGCTGCGCTGCCGCTCACGCACCGAACTCTTCAAGAGCACCACGCACGCCATGCTCCGCCTGCCCAGCTACCGCTTCCGCCGGCGCTCCCGCTCCAGCTCGCACTCTACCGACCCGCCACGCTCCCCTTGTGACACCTCACCCACAGACGCCAAGAGTTTTGCATTACCGCCGTCTGCCCCGCCTTTCTCTGTGGCCACCCTGCCCAACCCGCACCATGCTGGTGGAGGAGTAGGGGGCGATATCTCCATGTATACCCTGACTCGGGACTCCAAGATGGGAAGTCTTGGTGGCGGCGGGCCCCCCCTCTACGGCACGGTCGACCGGGCCTCCCTCTACCAGCTGCACAGCTACTTCCCCAATGAGGAAGTGGGGGTGATGATGAGCGGTACACTGCCTTCTCTCTCCAAGTCCAACCTCTCTGCGGCGGGCCAGAATGCCGCGGTTGGCGGCACTGCCATTGCGCCCCTGAATACCTTGTCATCCTCCGGTCTTACCCCCCAGCAGCCACCTCTGTCCACTGgcaccatggagagagagaggggcatgggcACCCTGGACCGCCTCGGGGGCAAACGGAACAGGGACACTGACTCGGACACGCTGAACAGGAGAACCACGCCAGTGTGA